One window from the genome of Elaeis guineensis isolate ETL-2024a chromosome 5, EG11, whole genome shotgun sequence encodes:
- the LOC105046076 gene encoding uncharacterized protein — MLLCAHLTTSSSAATSKTFLSSHLHQRRNLIPSQKVPIPQCPKLSNYPKLIIQIPFSSFSSSPSLHLPSCRAQRESISLSPVSISDEQDSISPCLDPEDVGKAEAGERKNKNKSFWGAVSLIIGTAVGPGMLGLPSATIRSGPVPSTIAIILSWVYVVSSILLVAELSFAAMDDDGVEEVSFTALATKTMGPNFGSFVAVVYACLSFSLLIACVSGIGSLVVQQFPWINPVIAHALFPCFVGIAIGFFPFKAIDVANRLLCSLMLFSITALVAIGVSVGRSNLLGSLAYACWKAEAILPAIPVTVLTLGFHVITPFICKIVGDSVYDARKAILIGGAVPLAMVLSWNAVVLGLAGAGNVAFDDPIKLLLSVKSSALPAVRGFAFAALATSLIGYAVSFPKQLVDTVKLIAERFPKKSMECSQAMAFPDGNQKFGSSHEGSQVGFAVCSKGKTRISGKAFCAGGESQMFSNGGNQKDAMGVLCEGPAGGYSGGSTDGPVPLDASSSMSNVLVTWLVLIVPIFIASFFRTAFSKALDFAGVYANCFLFGVLPPAMAWIHRSRKRYRLPESKEDVLPGGDVVLMILFTVAVILGFWH, encoded by the exons ATGCTTCTCTGCGCTCATCTCACAACCTCCTCCTCTGCTGCTACTTCTAAAACATTCCTCTCATCTCATCTTCATCAAAGAAGAAACCTTATACCATCTCAGAAAGTCCCCATCCCACAATGCCCCAAACTCTCCAATTACCCCAAGCTCATCATCCAAATACCCTTCTCGTCTTTCTCTTCCAGTCCCAGTCTCCATCTCCCAAGTTGCCGAGCCCAAAGAGAGTCCATCTCACTCTCCCCAGTCTCCATCTCAGATGAACAAGACTCCATCAGCCCATGCCTGGACCCCGAGGATGTGGGAAAAGCTGAAGCCggggagagaaaaaataagaacaaGAGCTTCTGGGGTGCTGTCAGTCTGATCATAGGCACCGCTGTTGGGCCTGGAATGCTCGGCCTTCCCTCGGCCACCATTCGATCAGGGCCTGTTCCTTCCACCATAGCCATCATCCTCTCATGGGTCTATGTGGTCTCCTCCATTCTCCTCGTTGCGGAGCTCAGCTTCGCTGCCATGGACGACGATGGGGTGGAGGAGGTGAGCTTCACGGCTCTGGCAACCAAAACCATGGGGCCCAATTTTGGATCCTTTGTCGCCGTCGTCTATGCCTGCCTCagcttctctcttttgattgcttGTGTCTCCGGCATCGGTTCGCTTGTTGTTCAGCAGTTTCCTTGGATTAATCCAGTCATTGCTCATGCTTTGTTCCCCTGTTTCGTTGGGATCGCAATTGGATTCTTCCCTTTTAAGGCCATCGATGTCGCTAATCGGTTGCTCTGCTCTCTCATGCTCTTTTCCATCACAGCTCTCGTGGCGATCGGTGTTTCGGTTGGAAGAAGCAACTTGTTGGGTTCTCTTGCATATGCTTGTTGGAAGGCTGAGGCAATCTTGCCTGCAATTCCAGTGACTGTGCTTACTCTAGGCTTCCATGTTATCACCCCATTTATATGTAAGATTGTGGGTGATTCAGTGTATGATGCTCGAAAGGCGATCCTTATTGGAGGTGCTGTTCCATTGGCAATGGTTCTTTCATGGAATGCTGTTGTACTGGGGCTAGCAGGAGCTGGTAATGTGGCCTTTGATGATCCTATTAAGCTGTTGCTCTCTGTGAAGTCTTCTGCTTTGCCTGCTGTTCGAGGGTTTGCATTTGCTGCATTGGCCACCAGTTTGATTGGTTATGCTGTCAGCTTTCCAAAACAGCTGGTGGATACGGTGAAGTTGATTGCAGAGAGGTTTCCTAAGAAATCGATGGAATGTTCTCAAGCAATGGCTTTTCCAGATGGAAACCAGAAATTTGGGAGTTCTCATGAGGGCAGCCAAGTTGGATTTGCTGTTTGCTCAAAGGGAAAGACAAGGATTTCTGGGAAAGCTTTTTGTGCTGGTGGGGAGTCTCAGATGTTCTCCAATGGAGGGAATCAAAAGGACGCAATGGGAGTTCTTTGTGAAGGCCCTGCTGGAGGTTATAGCGGTGGGAGCACAGATGGACCGGTCCCTTTGGATGCTAGTTCTAGCATGAGTAATGTCCTTGTGACATGGCTCGTACTCATCGTTCCCATCTTCATAGCTTCTTTCTTCCGTACAGCGTTCTCTAAAGCTCTAGATTTTGCTGGAGTATATGCAAACTGCTTTCTTTTTGGGGTCTTACCTCCAGCAATGGCTTGGATTCATCGATCCAGGAAGAGATACAG ATTGCCTGAGTCCAAGGAAGATGTACTGCCTGGTGGAGATGTGGTTCTTATGATATTATTTACCGTTGCTGTCATCCTAGGATTCTGGCATTAG
- the LOC105046214 gene encoding LOW QUALITY PROTEIN: pentatricopeptide repeat-containing protein At1g08070, chloroplastic (The sequence of the model RefSeq protein was modified relative to this genomic sequence to represent the inferred CDS: deleted 2 bases in 2 codons; substituted 5 bases at 5 genomic stop codons) produces MSCGDLSCARLVLGEMPPKQQIEVPKPFETTEEEGVSSNKVMTVVVSACIHLGEWELAKSMVRYIDVNCVEADVCLGNTVLIDNYVQCRSVESAQRIFSKMKERNIVTLDATTFFELIITAYSXANHFSEALVPFQRMQKVNVKPDEIVVINVLAACAHLGALNLGKWIHNHILEKRYXGRYLCGDSLIDMYPKCGCVMGAFKLFGGMKEKDITLSWNSIMLGLPTNGYVKSTLEVFSDMLKEGFQHKDVTFLGVLVACAHSGLADKRARYFGSMKEVNAAMEPQMKNHGCVVDLLGCSGELEKARRFITEMAMRPDPIIWRTLLGACXVHDNVSLAEIATKKLLELDPRNSGNYVLLSNTXAIANKWDDDTKMRETVADSDVEEISGCRLMKISNSENEFIAAKVPLLTKNXTNIWNRNCIGVLLYQKELRANQLSIFDEKKNLLILRKKRDMVSVFRSSRNWKARYCQ; encoded by the exons ATGTCATGTGGGGATTTGAGCTGTGCAAGATTAGTTCTTGGTGAAATGCCA CCGAAACAGCAAATTGAGGTGCCAAAACCTTTCGAAACAACAGAGGAAGAGGGAGTGAGCAGTAATAAGGTGATGACGGTGGTTGTTTCAGCTTGCATTCATTTGGGAGAGTGGGAGCTGGCCAAATCAATGGTCAGGTATATAGATGTGAATTGTGTGGAAGCTGATGTTTGCTTGGGCAACACTGTGCTA ATAGATAATTATGTGCAATGCAGATCGGTGGAATCAGCTCAAAGGATATTCAGTAAGATGAAGGAGAGGAATATTGTGACTTTAGATGCCACAACATTCTTCGAGTTAATAATCACTGCATATTCTTAAGCCAACCATTTCTCTGAAGCATTGGTGCCTTTTCAACGAATGCAGAAAGTAAATGTAAAGCCAGATGAGATTGTGGTCATCAATGTGCTAGCTGCTTGTGCACATTTGGGTGCACTGAATCTAGGGAAGtggattcataatcatattttgGAGAAACGATATTAAGGCAGATATTTATGCGGGGACTCTTTGATTGATATGTATCCAAAGTGTGGATGTGTGATGGGGGCATTCAAATTGTTTGGTGGGATGAAGGAGAAGGATATA ACCTTGTCATGGAATTCAATCATGTTAGGGCTACCAACTAATGGCTATGTGAAAAGCACATTGGAAGTTTTTTCTGACATGTTGAAGGAAGGATTTCAGCACAAGGATGTTACCTTCCTTGGTGTCCTGGTTGCTTGTGCACATAGTGGATTGGCGGACAAGAGGGCAAGATATTTTGGTAGTATGAAAGAAGTTAATGCGGCGATGGAGCCTCAAATGAAGAATCATGGATGTGTGGTGGACCTCCTTGGCTGTTCAGGTGAACTGGAAAAGGCTCGGAGATTTATCACAGAAATGGCAATGAGACCAGATCCTATTATTTGGAGGACACTGCTAGGAGCTTGCTAGGTACATGACAATGTGAGTCTAGCTGAGATTGCCACCAAGAAACTTCTTGAGTTGGATCCTAGGAACAGTGGGAACTATGTTCTGTTATCAAACACTTAAGCAATTGCAAACAAGTGGGATGATGACACGAAAATGAGAGAAACAGTGGCAGATTCTGATGTGGAGGAAATATCTGGTTGCAGATTGATGAAAATTAGCAACTCGGAAAATGAGTTTATAGCTGCTAAAGTTCCTCTTCTGACAAAGAATTGA ACAAACATATGGAACAGGAATTGCATCGGGGTTCTCCTCTATCAGAAAGAACTCAGGGCAAATCAGCTCAG tatttttgatgaaaagaaGAATCTCCTAATCCTTAGAAAGAAGCGGGACATGGTCTCAGTTTTCAGAAGTAGCAGAAACTGGAAAGCCAG ATACTGCCAATGA
- the LOC114912591 gene encoding pentatricopeptide repeat-containing protein At1g09220, mitochondrial-like encodes MQLLTRSPFPLRTTSYDSSLSLVILHQKLSTLSHHLLPPHPTHEHALLSLLLKHQTRRHPSIQVHSQLLTTALHRYHINETGMRIWNNLIRNYSLGCYPQEAIHVYQQMQDICCSPFPTDTFTFAFLLKACANLSLANAGIQFHGLTIKKGFEFNVYTHTSLLNMYATCGCLVDARRAFDEMPERNSVAWNAMITGYANWGELSLARLLFEKMPVRNVISWTGLIDGYTRAHRPEEAFACFGQMMIQGTNPTEITVIAIVPAVSNFGALDIGESLHGYCEKTGICALDIRVENSLIDMYAKCGSIESSYKVFQEMHGRRNLVSWTSIISGFAMHGMANEAVRQFEEMGRADVKPNRVTFLSILNACSHGGLVEEGIRFFTGMVYEHGIEPEIKHFGCMIDMLGRAGRLAEAEEMIVGMPMQVNVIVWRTLLGCCSKHGDVEMGERVMRRILELEKGYGGDYVVLSNMLTEVGRFDDAERVRRLIDERNVKKVPGLSLVGGKH; translated from the coding sequence ATGCAATTGTTAACCAGATCGCCCTTCCCCCTGAGAACAACTTCCTATGACTCCTCCCTCTCCCTTGTCATTCTACACCAAAAGCTATCAACCCTGAGTCATCATCTCCTCCCACCACACCCAACCCATGAGCAcgccctcctctctcttctcctcaaACATCAAACCAGGAGGCACCCATCAATCCAGGTGCACTCCCAACTCCTCACCACCGCTCTCCATCGCTACCACATCAATGAAACTGGCATGAGAATATGGAACAATCTTATAAGAAACTATTCTTTGGGTTGTTATCCCCAAGAAGCCATCCATGTCTACCAGCAGATGCAAGACATTTGCTGCTCTCCCTTCCCCACTGACACCTTTACCTTTGCCTTCCTCCTCAAGGCCTGTGCTAACTTGTCTCTTGCCAATGCTGGTATCCAATTCCATGGACTTACCATCAAGAAAGGCTTCGAGTTTAATGTCTATACACATACTTCTCTGCTCAATATGTATGCTACTTGTGGTTGTTTAGTGGACGCCAGGAGAGCTTTCGATGAAATGCCTGAGAGAAACTCGGTTGCCTGGAATGCCATGATCACGGGTTATGCGAATTGGGGTGAGCTCAGCCTTGCAAGATTGCTCTTTGAGAAAATGCCTGTTCGCAATGTGATCTCTTGGACTGGTTTGATAGATGGTTATACGCGAGCTCATCGACCAGAGGAAGCTTTCGCTTGTTTTGGTCAGATGATGATTCAAGGTACGAATCCGACAGAAATCACAGTTATTGCCATTGTTCCGGCCGTCTCCAATTTTGGGGCGCTCGATATTGGTGAATCCTTGCATGGTTATTGTGAAAAGACTGGCATTTGTGCATTGGATATTCGGGTTGAGAATTCTCTCATTGATATGTATGCAAAGTGTGGCTCAATAGAGAGCTCATACAAAGTCTTTCAGGAGATGCACGGTCGAAGGAATTTGGTATCGTGGACTTCGATAATTTCAGGGTTTGCGATGCATGGGATGGCAAATGAGGCAGTTCGACAGTTCGAGGAAATGGGGAGGGCAGATGTTAAGCCAAACAGGGTGACATTTTTGAGCATCTTGAATGCTTGCAGCCACGGAGGACTAGTAGAAGAGGGAATAAGATTTTTCACAGGTATGGTGTATGAACATGGCATCGAGCCAGAGATCAAGCATTTTGGTTGCATGATTGACATGTTGGGGAGAGCAGGGAGGTTAGCTGAGGCTGAGGAGATGATAGTCGGTATGCCCATGCAGGTGAATGTGATTGTGTGGAGGACCCTCTTGGGTTGTTGCAGTAAGCATGGGGATGTGGAGATGGGTGAGAGGGTAATGAGGAGGATATTGGAATTGGAGAAGGGTTATGGAGGGGATTATGTAGTTTTGTCTAATATGCTTACTGAGGTTGGTAGGTTTGATGATGCCGAAAGGGTAAGAAGGCTTATAGATGAGAGGAATGTTAAAAAGGTTCCTGGGCTTAGCTTGGTTGGTGGGAAACACtaa